The following are encoded together in the Humulus lupulus chromosome 5, drHumLupu1.1, whole genome shotgun sequence genome:
- the LOC133777969 gene encoding gluconokinase-like, whose translation MGVSGAGKSTIGEMLAKKTNFIFIDADDFHPNSNKEKMKNGIPLSEEDRIPWLETLRNVLRQSLEDKKSVILGCSALQKQYREILRSADPNYVPQSYVSSTVKFVLLDATAEVLAARLEKRAAQGKHFMPSTFLKSQLELLQIDDLESISKDTQKRLNVWDCKIDNVKALFVTYITLLGKLSDCGELETMKEIWDEMEADGFAPDAMSTKPLNSGSDERERREEAMLFFEEMAEYGCKPNRAIFNFQ comes from the exons ATGGGAGTCAGTGGAGCCGGAAAATC TACAATAGGCGAGATGCTGGCAAAGAAGACAAATTTCATCTTCATTGATGCAGATGATTTCCATCCCAATTCAAACAAAG AAAAGATGAAGAATGGGATCCCTCTTTCAGAAGAAGATAGAATCCCATGGCTTGAAACACTTCGAAATGTCTTAAGACAAAGTTTAGAAGATAAGAAAAGCGTAATTCTCGGTTGTTCGGCGCTGCAAAAGCAATATAGGGAGATTCTTAGATCGGCTGATCCGAACTATGTGCCACAAAGCTATGTCAGCAGCACTGTCAAGTTTGTTCTGTTGGATGCTACGGCTGAGGTGCTTGCGGCACGGTTAGAGAAGAGAGCTGCCCAAGGAAAGCATTTCATGCCCTCTACCTTTTTAAAATCACAGTTGGAGTTGCTTCAGATTGATGATTTAGAGAGTATATCAAAGGATACTCAAAAGAGATTGAACGTTTGGGATT GTAAAATTGATAATGTAAAGGCATTGTTTGTAACTTATATTACTTTGTTGGGCAAGTTAAGTGATTGTGGTGAGTTAGAAACTATGAAAGAAATTTGGGATGAAATGGAAGCTGATGGTTTTGCTCCTGAT GCAATGTCGACAAAGCCTTTGAActctggaagtgatgaaagagaaaGACGTGAAGAAGCAATGCTTTTCTTTGAGGAGATGGCAGAGTATGGATGCAAACCTAACCGTGCAATTTTCAATTTTCAATAG
- the LOC133834279 gene encoding receptor-like protein EIX1 — MAALSVSMNHVTTTIIFVVFLAQVTVMVNVCSANGDQSNILCHETEKQALLSFKRDLVDDYNKLVSWDVSEEEDCCKWAGISCNTLTGHVSELYLNYGSFTGKINPSLLNLTHLINLDLSWSNFEGIKIPSFMGSFVSLRYLNLTCGGFTGMIPHQLGNLSSLLYLGLGYNHDLYVENLHWVSGLSSLKSLVMDRVNLSKASDHWLFAINTLPSLQEVRLRHCHLGHIHFPSHINLTSLETLDLSDNSLDLGGPIC; from the coding sequence ATGGCTGCATTATCAGTATCCATGAATCATGTTACAACAACGATTATCTTTGTTGTGTTTTTGGCACAAGTAACTGTGATGGTCAACGTTTGCTCTGCCAATGGAGATCAATCCAACATTCTCTGCCATGAAACTGAAAAGCAAGCTCTTCTGAGCTTCAAGCGGGATCTTGTAGATGATTACAACAAACTGGTGTCTTGGGATGTTTCTGAAGAAGAAGATTGCTGCAAATGGGCTGGAATTTCTTGCAACACCCTTACTGGCCACGTCTCTGAGCTCTATCTCAACTATGGCTCCTTTACAGGCAAGATCAATCCTTCTTTGCTTAATCTCACACATTTAATTAACTTAGACTTGAGCTGGAGCAATTTTGAGGGGATTAAAATTCCAAGTTTCATGGGTTCTTTTGTGAGTTTAAGATATCTTAATCTCACATGCGGAGGATTCACGGGAATGATTCCCCACCAACTTGGAAATCTCTCAAGTTTGCTCTATCTTGGTCTTGGATATAATCATGACTTATATGTTGAGAACCTTCATTGGGTCTCTGGTCTTTCTTCATTGAAATCTCTAGTCATGGATCGGGTTAATCTTAGTAAAGCATCTGATCACTGGCTTTTTGCAATAAACACACTCCCTTCCCTGCAAGAAGTACGCTTGCGCCACTGTCATCTTGGTCATATTCATTTCCCATCTCACATCAATCTTACATCCCTTGAGACACTTGACCTGAGTGACAACTCCCTTGATCTTGGAGGTCCAATTTGTTAA
- the LOC133834280 gene encoding pentatricopeptide repeat-containing protein At4g31850, chloroplastic-like, which translates to MCSRGCKPDTITYNILISSLVKFSCVDKAIDLYYDHVGRDFAPSPHTYGSLIDGLFKLGRHEEAMLFFHEMAEYGCKANRAIFNILINGFGKSGDVETASHLFRRMVKDGIRPDLKTYTVLVDSLCLLGNVDEALCYFEELKQSGLSLNIVCYKLLINALGRSLRVEEALSLYNEMLSRGICPDRYTYNSLI; encoded by the coding sequence ATGTGTAGTAGGGGATGCAAGCCTGACACAATCACATATAACATACTCATTTCCAGTTTAGTGAAATTTAGTTGTGTTGATAAGGCTATTGATTTGTACTATGATCATGTTGGTCGTGATTTTGCTCCCTCTCCTCATACGTATGGTTCGCTCATTGATGGACTTTTTAAGTTAGGAAGACACGAAGAAGCGATGCTTTTCTTCCATGAGATGGCAGAATATGGATGCAAAGCTAATCGAGCGATTTTTAATATTCTTATAAATGGGTTTGGAAAATCAGGAGACGTGGAAACTGCCAGTCATTTGTTCAGAAGAATGGTTAAAGATGGAATAAGGCCAGACCTTAAGACTTACACCGTTCTTGTGGATTCTCTCTGTCTTTTAGGAAATGTTGATGAAGCTCTGTGTTACTTTGAGGAACTAAAGCAGAGTGGTCTTAGCCTTAATATAGTTTGTTATAAGCTTTTGATTAATGCACTTGGAAGATCACTGAGGGTAGAAGAAGCTTTATCACTCTACAATGAAATGCTGAGCAGAGGAATTTGTCCTGATCGTTACACATACAACTCACTAATA
- the LOC133834282 gene encoding receptor-like protein EIX1, producing MPAISSASMDHVTIIIFLVLFAVVTMMVNVCLGNGESIVLCSEIEKQALLSIKRDLVDHDNKLVSWNVSEEEDCCKWAGISCNTQTGHVYELSLKDRSLTDGDRQ from the exons ATGCCTGCAATATCATCAGCATCAATGGATCATGTTACAataattatttttcttgtgcTTTTTGCAGTAGTAACTATGATGGTCAATGTTTGCCTTGGAAATGGAGAATCCATCGTGCTCTGCTCTGAAATTGAAAAGCAAGCTCTTTTGAGTATCAAGCGGGATCTTGTTGATCATGATAACAAATTGGTGTCTTGGAATGTTTCTGAAGAAGAAGATTGCTGCAAGTGGGCTGGAATTTCCTGCAACACGCAAACTGGTCATGTCTATGAGCTCTCCCTCAAGGATAGATCACTTACAG ATGGGGATCGCCAATAA
- the LOC133777963 gene encoding receptor-like protein EIX2 codes for MSLSSNHLHGVVSNAIENLTSMIVDFFTKSHSISRFQFLVGKLSMLIVAASRPNKYGALSIDLSENQIYGKIPEFPNDGSYNLNLSYNKLTSSLPHISVDTILDLSNNYLAGSICNFLCYRETHAREIIGLYLENNLLSGKIPNCWMYWPKLWMIDLDNNNLTGKIPSSIGSLQELHSLHINNNSLIGEIPEPLKNCSTLSVLDLSFNKLVRTIPRWIESLPMLRFLVLRSNNLTYLIPVELYKLSSLQVLDASNNNLTRVVPKCLNNLTAMTSKSYQFQSLYYVSIPVVNQQTRENANLVVKGRKNQYNTILYLLKSLDLSNNKLSGEIPEELTSPLQLLNFSGNYLSGRIPKKIGYMTELESLDLSRNRISGHIP; via the exons ATGAGTCTTAGCTCAAATCATTTGCACGGAGTCGTATCAAATGCCATTGAAAATCTAACTTCTATG ATTGTTGACTTCtttactaagtctcattctattTCTCGTTTTCAGTTTCTAGTTGGCAAACTCTCGATGCTTATTGTTGCAGCATC AAGACCCAATAAATATGGTGCTCTTTCTATCGACTTGTCCGAAAACCAAATCTATGGAAAAATTCCTGAATTTCCAAATGATGGTTCTTATAACTTAAACTTGAGCTACAACAAGTTGACAAGTTCATTACCTCATATCTCAGTTGACACTATACTAGATCTTTCAAATAACTACTTGGCTGGTAGCATTTGTAACTTCCTTTGTTATCGAGAAACTCATGCAAGAGAAATTATAGGTCTATATCTCGAAAATAATCTTTTATCAGGAAAGATTCCCAACTGTTGGATGTATTGGCCAAAGTTATGGATGATAGACTTGGATAACAATAATCTCACTGGGAAAATTCCAAGCTCTATTGGATCTTTACAAGAGCTACATTCATTGCATATTAACAATAATAGCCTCATTGGAGAAATACCAGAGCCTCTTAAGAATTGTTCAACTTTAAGTGTTCTTGACCTTAGTTTTAATAAGTTGGTGCGAACTATACCAAGATGGATCGAAAGTCTTCCAATGTTGCGCTTTCTTGTGCTTCGTTCAAACAACTTGACATATCTTATTCCAGTTGAGCTATATAAACTTTCTTCACTTCAAGTATTGGATGCTAGTAACAACAATTTGACAAGGGTCGTACCGAAATGTTTAAACAATTTAACGGCTATGACCTCTAAATCATATCAATTTCAGTCATTGTATTATGTTAGCATCCCCGTTGTTAATCAACAGACTAGAGAGAATGCAAATCTTGTTGTTAAAGGAAGGAAAAACCAGTACAACACCATCTTATATCTCTTAAAGAGCTTAGACCTTTCAAACAACAAATTATCAGGAGAAATCCCAGAAGAACTTACAAGTCCATTACAATTGCTGAATTTTTCGGGAAACTATTTGAGTGGGAGAATTCCAAAGAAGATTGGCTATATGACAGAGTTGGAATCTCTTGATCTCTCAAGAAACCGAATATCTGGTCACATTCCTTGA